TATTTAAATATAAATTAAAAACATATTATTTAAATAAATTGTCTATATTAGTGAGAAGTAATTATAACATATTGAATATTTTGTTTTATTGATTATATATTGTTTTAATTTGATTATATGATTTTATAGCTATTTCTTTTCTACCTCTTAAGTTTTTTAACTCTCCTGCATAGAGGAGCTCAATATTAAGTTTTTTAATCTTGAGAAAATTAAAAAAATGTCTCCAAAAAGTCATATCACCATAATAAAAAACAAGGTCGCCATTTGCACTATTTACTGGCTTATCATTTATTTTAGTATATTTTATACATATATTTTTTATGTTTATTGTTGAATTTTCTGCCAACTTAAAAAAAGAGCTCTTAAATGGTAGCATTTGACCCTTTGTTGTCGTTCCTTCTGGAAATAGATGTAAGTTCAAATTAGCATTTAAAATATTTTTGATTTGTTCAATATCAGATAATAATTTCTTTTTATTTCTTCTTTCAATAAAGATTGAACCCGCTGCTTTAGCAAATAAACCTAAAAGAGGTGAATGTTCTACTTCCTTAGTGGAAATAAAGGATACAGGAATTACTGCTGCAATGCATAAAATATCTAGATATGACAAATGGTTTGAAACAAAAAGGTTGGCGTTATCATTTTTTAGTTTTTTTATATCTGAGATAATATTTATATTACATATTTTAACTAATAATCTTGCAAATATAGATGTGTTTCTAATTTTTCTATTTATTTTTTTGTATTTGTCTTTAGCTGTCACAGATATTATAGAAGCACTAATGAGAAATAATATTAAGATACTTAGTACAACAATTATTTTTATAGGATATTTCACAATTTTTTAATGAAGGTTACTTTGCTATTTTTTATGTTGGTATATTCTATAATAGTTAAAAAATCTACACAATTAAAATTTTTATCAAAAGCAGGATAGCTACATACCTTTGCACCAAGGCGTAAATAATATTTCAGAAGATCAGGGATTAGATGTATTGTTGAAGGCGTTACATTATTATTGATATTATTGTAGATGCTTTCAAAATTATTTAATCTGAATTTATGTTTTGGTTTTGCAAGAAATTTTGAATATAAATAATTATTTTTTTCAAAATATTTGAAAATTTCATTTATTTTATATATGTCATTTATAAATACACTAGAACAACCAAATATATATTCTATGTTTTGTTTTTCTATATATGATTTTATACCTTTCCAAAGCAACTTTAAAACTATCCCTTTTCTATGCTCTTTGAGTATGCAGGCTCTGCCAAGCTCAGCTATTCTACCATTTAATTTAATTATATTCTTGATATTAAATTCTTTAGCTGAATAAAGTCTTTTAGGATTAAGGTTTATTCTATATGTACCAACAATTTTACCACAATCCTTTGAATATACAATTATGTGGTCACATTTCTTATCAAATTTATCAATATCAAGCTTTATAATATTACTTTTATTTAGTATCTCTCTTTTAAATACAGAATATCTTATAGCTAAAGCACTAATAAGTTCACTATTATTTTCGGCTGTTTTGATAATATATCTGCTATTCTCTAAATATACGTTGTGTCTACTTTTATAAGGCTTAAACTTTAAAACATTTGATAAGTAAAAATTTGAGAGAAAAGATTTTCCATTATTTATTGGATTTAAATAATTATATATTCCCATAACAGGTTATCAATATATATTTGTTTTGTAATATAATTGTTATGAAATTTATAATTATATGTAAAATCATTAATTATTTGTTTGATATAAATTTTTTATTCATATTTTATATTTCATAAAATATAATATCTATAATGCGTAAAAAAAATATAATCGATGAAATATTATCTGACTCAAAGAAAATACCAGCACTTCCTAAGACTGTTTTTGAGATAATAAATATAGATGATAATGATTATGATTCATTAAAAAAAGTTGTTAACAATATAAAAAAGGACCAAGGATTAACAGCAGCTCTTCTTAGGTTTGTAAACTCCCCATTATATGCAGTACCCACACGTATAGACTCAATTGACAGATGTATAGTTTTGTTGGGTTTAAATGAGATTAAAAGGGTTGTCTTTTCAATATCAATTAAAGCTTTCTATGAAAAAGATTTCTACTTGTATAATGAAAGTGGTTTGCGTTTATGGATGCACTCATATAATGTTGCAAATATTTCTTTAAGAGTGGGCAAATCTTATAAATATTTAAAAAATAATTCTCTCTTTTTAGCAGGCTTAATGCATGATATTGGTAAAGTATTTATAGTTGATTATTTATATGCTCCAGTAAAATCATATGATGACGAAAAAAAACAAATAGGTTATACCCATATGGAGATTGGAGCATATATATTAAAAAAATGGGGTGTTTCTGAAGATGTTGTTCAAGCTGTCAAAAATCATCATCATATTACA
This sequence is a window from Deferribacterota bacterium. Protein-coding genes within it:
- a CDS encoding HDOD domain-containing protein, whose translation is MRKKNIIDEILSDSKKIPALPKTVFEIINIDDNDYDSLKKVVNNIKKDQGLTAALLRFVNSPLYAVPTRIDSIDRCIVLLGLNEIKRVVFSISIKAFYEKDFYLYNESGLRLWMHSYNVANISLRVGKSYKYLKNNSLFLAGLMHDIGKVFIVDYLYAPVKSYDDEKKQIGYTHMEIGAYILKKWGVSEDVVQAVKNHHHITDSIFNKIIYFANKLEKSDNVNNKIYDIFKEYMNKY
- a CDS encoding lysophospholipid acyltransferase family protein; translated protein: MTAKDKYKKINRKIRNTSIFARLLVKICNINIISDIKKLKNDNANLFVSNHLSYLDILCIAAVIPVSFISTKEVEHSPLLGLFAKAAGSIFIERRNKKKLLSDIEQIKNILNANLNLHLFPEGTTTKGQMLPFKSSFFKLAENSTINIKNICIKYTKINDKPVNSANGDLVFYYGDMTFWRHFFNFLKIKKLNIELLYAGELKNLRGRKEIAIKSYNQIKTIYNQ
- a CDS encoding GNAT family N-acyltransferase; its protein translation is MGIYNYLNPINNGKSFLSNFYLSNVLKFKPYKSRHNVYLENSRYIIKTAENNSELISALAIRYSVFKREILNKSNIIKLDIDKFDKKCDHIIVYSKDCGKIVGTYRINLNPKRLYSAKEFNIKNIIKLNGRIAELGRACILKEHRKGIVLKLLWKGIKSYIEKQNIEYIFGCSSVFINDIYKINEIFKYFEKNNYLYSKFLAKPKHKFRLNNFESIYNNINNNVTPSTIHLIPDLLKYYLRLGAKVCSYPAFDKNFNCVDFLTIIEYTNIKNSKVTFIKKL